The genomic interval CGGTATTTCCACGACGAAACAGCGGATCGGTATTTTGTCGGATCAAATTTCAGCTTCTGAAGGGCGTATTGCCGAGAAAGAGGCTGAAATTGAGCAAAAACAAAAAGAGTTTGATGCGCGTAAAGCTAAATTAAATGAACGCCTGGTGGAAATTTATAAAAAAGGCGACAATAATTTCATGGAAGTCCTTTTTCAATCAGAAAACTTTTCCGATTTTCTAACGCGGTTTGAATATATGAGCATGATTGCTAAAAAGGACCAAGATTTGTTGCGCGAGATTGCCACTATGCAAAAGAATTTGCAGGCCGATAAAGCCGCTTTGGAAGAAGAACGCACGCATTACAATGCGTTAAAATCTGAACAAGTGGATCACCAAGCAGGCCTTGAGCGACAAGAAGCCGAGAAGCAGGAACTGGCCAAAAACTTAAGTGACCAGGAAGCTTCTCTAAATGAACGCATTGCTGCGATGAATGCTGCCAGTGCTGATATTGGCAATCAGATTGTTGCCATTCAACAACGGGAGGCTGAGGCCGCTCGGGCGCGCGCAGCCCAACTGCAGGCACAACAGCAAGCGGCTCAAGGTGGACAGTTACCGGCAAATATGCCCAGTGCACCCATTACTGTATCAGCGGGAGGATATGTTTGGCCGGTACCCTCATCACATATGGTCAGTAGCCGTTATGGGTGGCGTGTTTATCCGTTCGGCGGAACCGATTTCCATATGGGTCAAGACATTGCCGCACCGATGGGGACGCCGATTGTCGCTTCAAGAAGTGGTAAAATCATCATCCAGGTTTATCATCCGAGTTACGGCAATTACGTTGTCATTGATCACGGTGACGGTGTGAGCACCGTTTATGCACATATGTCAGCATTTGCTTCCAGTTTGGGGGCAACGGTGAATGCCGGTGAAATTGTTGGCTTCATGGGGTCAACCGGTGATAGCACCGGTTCGCATTTGCACTTTGAAGTCCGCATCAATGGCCAGCATACGGATCCTGCTGCTTATATTGGTTGCTAATGTATCTCCCTGGTTCAGCACCGGGGAGATATTTCGTTAAATAAATAAAATTTTAGAGGTGTTTGTGTGACAGTCTTAACAAAGAAGCAGATCAAAGGTTTGCGCAAAATGGCGCAAACCACAAAAGGGACGGTGCAAGTCGGAAAGAGTGGTGTTACTGACGGCACCTTAATTAATTTAAATGAAGCGCTACTGGCCCATGAATTGGTCAAAGTGACCGTTTTAAAAAATTCCACCGATGCTATTGGGGATATTGCTGAAGCCTTGGCCGATGCATCTGAAGCCGTTCTTGTTCAGGTGATTGGTCGTCAGATTGTACTCTACAAGCAAAATCCTGATAAACCGTTCATCGAACTGGCGGACCTGTAAGATGGGGACGCATAATCATATTCGCCGGATTGTGGTAAAGGTGGGCACCAGTACCCTTATCCACGATAACGGAAAACCGAACTTACGGCGCATCAACCAGCTGGTTGAAACCTTGGTTGATTTGAGCAATTATGGGGTCGAATGTATCTTAGTTTCTTCTGGTGCCATCGGCATCGGTATGAGTCATTTGCGCTTAGCCCATCGCGGCAAGACCCTTTCTGAAAAGCAAGCTTTAGCGGCTGTGGGGCAGGGCTTGCTGATGCATATTTATGAACGCAAATTCAGTGAATTCGGCGCCACAGCGGCGCAAATTTTGCTGACGCGCGATGACTTATCCGATCGCCGGCGTTTCTTAAACGCACGCAATACCATTCATGAATTGCTCAAATTGGATGTGGTACCGGTCATCAATGAAAACGACACGGTTTCTGTCGATGAAATTCGCTTTGGTGATAACGATTCCTTGGCGGCCCTGGTGGCTATCTTAATTGACGCTGATTTAACCATCCTCTTAACCGACGTAGATGGTCTTTATACGGATAATCCGAGCCTTAACCCGGCGGCTGAAAAAATAGAGCGGGTGCCGGAAATCACAGCAGAATTAGAAAAAATAGCGGGGACTGCCGGTTCTTATGTGGGGACAGGCGGCATGAAAACAAAAATTGAAGCAGCCCGCATCGCTACATCTGCCGGTATTCCCTTGGTGATTGCATCCGGAAAGACGCCCAAGATTGTCTACGATATTGTCCACGGCAAATCAGTGGGGACCTACTTTGACGCGCAGCCGGTAACCCCCCATAGTCGAAAGAGCTGGATTATTTACGGCGCTCGTGCCTTAGGGGCTGTTGTCGTTGACGAGGGTGCTGTCTCCGCCATTGTTGATAGAGGGAAAAGCTTGTTGCCTGCAGGTATTCTTGCCGTGCAAGGGACCTTTGACCAGGGAGACATGGTAGACATTGTTTCATCTCATGGTAAAATAATAGCAAAAGGAATTTCAAATTACGCAGCATCAGACATTGAACGCATCAAAGGCTTGCAAACAAGTCAAGTGGATAAAGTATTAGATGGACACAGCTATGATGTGGTGATTCATCGCGACAATATGGGCTTGACCCATTGAAGGAGGCTCCTCCATGGCACTGGAACAAATGGCACGTAATGCAAAAGCCGCATCCAAAGTATTGGCCTTAAGTGATCACGTTATGAAAAATAATGCTTTAAAAGAAATGGCTGAAGCTTTACTCTTGGAAAAGGCCTATTTGCAAAACGAAAATAATAAAGATATGCAGGCGGCCAAAGAGGCGCATATGTCCAAGGCATTAATAGACAGACTTTTATTAACAGACCAGCGGATTGAAGATATGGCAAACGGGCTAAAAGCCTTGTGTGATATGCCCGACCCCATTGGTCGAGTTGATGAATCCTGGCGCACAGAGAACGGCTTGGAAATTTCCCGTCGGTCGGTGCCCTTAGGGGTTATTTTAATGATTTATGAAGCACGCCCGAATGTCACAGCTGACGCGGCAGGTCTTTGCCTGAAAAGCGGTAATGCAGTTATTTTACGCGGCAGCCGGTCGGCCCTCCATTCGAATATTGCCATCGTATCCGTTTTGAAGCGTGCTTTAGCAGAAACGGGCATACCGACAGATGCCATCCAATTTGTGGAAGATACCGATCACGAGGTTGTTGGCGAACTTTTACGCATGAATGAGTGGATTGACCTGGCCATTCCTCGGGGTGGTTCAGGTTTGATTCAAAGCGTGGTGCGTCAAGCCAGCATTCCGGTCATTGAAACAGGCGTTGGCAATTGCCACCTATATATAGATGCGTCAGCAGATTTAAGCAAGGGACAGGCCATCTTATTAAATGGGAAAGTCCAGCGCCCGGGGGTTTGCAATGCTTTGGAAACCTTGTTGGTGCATGCAGATATTGCCGATCAATTTTTACCTCAAGCCTTGGAAACCTTAAAGGCCGCCGGCGTTGAAATTCGCGGTTGCAGTCGGACCATGGCCTACGGTAAGGACATTATTGCTGCCAGTGAGGAAGACTATGCCACAGAGTTCCACGATTTAATTCTGGCCGTAAAAATTGTAGACAGTTTTGCCGATGCGGTCAGCCATATCAACCGCTACAGCAGCGGTCATTCAGATGTTATTGTGACAGACAGCTATAGCCGTGCCCAGGCCTTCCTCAATGAAATTGACGCAGCCTGTGTATATGTCAACGCTTCCAGTCGCTTTAGTGACGGTAGTGAATTTGGCTTTGGGGCAGAAATTGGCATCAGCACCCAGAAAATGCATGCCCGTGGACCGATGGGCATTGCAGCCTTGACCAGCTATAAATACACCATTTGCGGGGAAGGACAGATTCGCGAGTGAAGCGCCTCGCTTTCTTTGGCGGTAGTTTTAATCCGCCGCATAAGGCTCATGTGATGATTTTGGCAGAGATTGTTCAACGCTTTCAATTTGATCAAGTGGTGGTTGCACCGGCCAGTTGTCCGCCACATAAACAAGATGAGCACCAGGCCTCTTTTGCCCATCGCCTGGCCATGACAGAGCTTGCCTTTTTAGGGCTTCCAAACGTTCAAGTGAGTGATATAGAAGCAAGACGTGTCGGCCCGTCTTACAGTGTTGAAACCCTAAAGCATCTTAAACGAGACTACCCTGACCATGCGCTTTACATGATTACCGGTGGTGATGCCTATGCACAATTTTGCACCTGGCATCATTGGCAAGAGCTTTTGGATACGGCATGTCTGATCATAGCCCGCAGACCGGGCTATGCCTTGCGTGGCAACCAGGACTTGGAGGCGGTGGCTGCGAAAAGCCGCTGCGGCATGATTTTGATAACCGTTCCGCAAGTGCCGGTTTCGTCTACGGAAATACGGCAACAGATTGCCGACGGCCGGTTGAGCGATGCGGCGCTGCCGGAAACCGTAGCTGATTATATTGCGAAACAAGGGTTATACCGGTTGGGAGACTGATACATGGATGACACAGCATACCTTGCCATATTGAATCGTGAATTAGGACCAAAACGCGTTGCGCATTGTCAGCGCGTTGCCGAAACAGCTGTGGCTTTGGCGCATAAAAATCATGCCAACGAACGCTCTGCCTACATTGCCGGCTTGATGCATGATTATGCCAAAAAATTCGATTCCCGTCGGTTATTGGAAATTGCTTCTGAGGCCGACCTGGTGACAGACCCTTGTGAGCTGAAAGTGCCGAGCTTATTGCACGGGGCTGTCGGAGCTTATCTTTTAAAAAAGGAAAATATTGTTCAGGATGAAGCAGCCTTACAAGCCATGGCGCGCCATACAGTTGGCTGTGCGCACATGTCTTTATTGGATAAAGTGATTTACGTGGCAGACTATATTGAACCCGGTCGGACAACGCCGGGAGTAGAGTCTGTACGAAAAGCGGCCTTTAAAGATCTTGATCAAGGTGTATGGCTTTCTTTGACCCATTCATTGACCTGGCTGCTAAGGGAAAAACAGATTATTCATCCGCAATCGATTCAAATGTATAATTGGCTGCTAAGCGAGGTAGTAACTGTGCCTCGGGCCTGACCGAAAAGGAGTTTTAATTTGGAACTTGAACTGAAAAGTATTGTTCAAACACTTGAAGAACATAAAGGCGAAGATATTAAGGTGTTGGAAATTGGCGCTTTATCCAGCATTGGCGATTATTTTGTATTGGCAACTGCCTTGAATCAGACACATGCCCAGGCCTTGGCACATTACGTGGAAGCGGATGTGGTTAAAGCCGGCGGTGAAAAACCGCTGCGCATTGAAGGTTTGCGCGAAGGCGATTGGATTCTTATGGACTATGGCGATATTGTGGTCCATATCTTCACTGCCGATCAACGTGCTTACTACGGGTTGGAAAAACTGTGGGGCGATGCCAATGAATATAACATTGCACCTTGGCTTGAACTTGTCGAACAGAAACGCTCATGAGACCGGTTGCCATTTTTGATTCAGGCATTGGCGGCTTGACCGTGATGCATGAGGCGATGGAACGCCTCCCTGATTTACCGGTGATTTTTTATGCGGATCAGGCGCATGTCCCATATGGCAACAAGACGCCGGATATGATTCGACGTTATATGCATCAGATGATGGCGGACTTGGCGCCTTATCATGTCCAAGCCCTTCTTTTGGCCTGCAATACGGCCACCAGTGCTGCTGCCGAGGACTTGCGCGCCACTGCTGATATTCCAATCATCGGTATGGAACCGGCGGTAAAACCTGCCGTGCTGCAGGAAGCGCCGGGACAAAAAATTTTAGTCAGTGCGACAGATTTGACCTTGCGCTTAGACAAGCTCAACCGCTTAATTGATGATTTGGGCGCAGGAGAGCGGATTTGTCGTGTTTCATTTCAAAAACTGGTTCAGTTTGCTGAACAAGGGGATTTTGACAGTCCGGCAGTATACCGCTATCTGGAGGACCAGCTCTCGCCGTTTGACATGCGTGAGGTTGGTGCCCTAGTTTTGGGCTGTACACATTTTATTTATTACAAACCTGTTTTTAAGGCCCTTTTGCCGCCATCTGTTGATGTTTTGGATGGCAATGAAGGAACCGTCAAAAGATTGCAGAGCTTGCTGACCTATGACCCTGTAGGCGAAGGTGGCCACACATCATCGCACCCGATTTTTTTAGTGTCGGGAAAACCGGCAAATGAGCAGCAAACAATGTTTTTCCATAGGTGTTTGGATCGCTTGAAAAATTGCTAGGAGGTGGTATAAAGTGCAAAAGATGCTATTTGTGATTAATCCTGCTGCTGGACGCAGCAGTTTACGCGACACGTTAATGAGTGTGGTGAAGATTTTTTCAGATGCGGATTACCTGGTAACGCTTTATATCACGAAGTGCTCCAGAGATGGACAGGCGCAGGTGGCTGCTTGGGCCCATCAATATGACGTCGTGGTCTGCGCCGGTGGTGACGGCACCTTAAATGAGGTTGTCAACGGTATTCTGTCAAACGGAGCAGATGTACCACTTGGTTATATCCCCGTCGGCACAACGAATGACTTTGCCACCAGCCATCAGCTGAGCCGTATTCCACGACAAGCGGCACAACATATTGTGGACGGTCAACCATTTGGCCATGATATTGGTGAATTTAACGGGGTTTATTTTACATATGTGGCGGCTTGTGGCCTGTTTTCTGATGTTTCCTTCTCAACGCCACAAGCCTTGAAAAATGCCTTTGGACGTTTCGCTTATTACTTTGAAGGGGCGCGAAAAATTCAGGAAATCACCCAGGATTTTCCTCTAAATCTGACCGTTGATGGGGAAGAAATCAATGGCAAATATTGTTTTTTGGCCATTGCCAACTCTTTGTCTCTTGGCGGCGTTCTTCAATTCCCTGAAAATCTGGTTTCCCTTTCAGATGGTATTTTAGAAGTTCTAGCAATACGCGCACCGCAAAATCCAATTGAATTTCACAATTTGATGCGGGCCATGGTGGAGAAAGATTACAACAATAACTTGATCCGTTGTATTCATGGGAAAGAAATACGCGTACAGAGTGATATTCCTTTAGCTTGGACGCTTGACGGCGAATCCGGAGGGGAGCATACGGATGTCACCATTCGTGTCTGCAAACAACAGATTCGATTGATTTACTAACAGATAAATGACAATGAAGGATGGTAGCCGTTTATGATTCAATTTCAAAACGTAAAGAAGCGGTTTAAAAACGGTACAGTTGCGCTGGAGGACATCAATTTAACCATACACGACGGTGAATTTGTCTATATCGTTGGTATGAGCGGGGCCGGAAAGTCCACCTTGATTAAACTGCTGCTGAAAGAGTATGATGTTTCAGCTGGGCATATCACAGTTGATGGCTTGCGTCTGGACCAGATTCCCAGGTGGAAAATTCCTGCTTACCGACGCAATATTGGCTTTGTTTTTCAAAACTTTCGACTCCTTTCAGATCGTACCGCTTATGAAAACGTGGCTTTTGCCTGTGAATGCATGGGCTTGAGCAGCCGGGAGGTACGGCGCAAAAGCAGGGAGGCCCTGCAATTTGTCGGATTACGGGACCGGATGCGTCACCGTCCGGATGAATTGTCTGCCGGTGAACAACAGCGGGTGTCCATTGCGCGAGCGGTTATCAATAATCCGCGCATTGTCATTTGTGATGAACCGACAGGGAATTTAGACCATCAAACCGCTGCCGGAATTATGCAACTGATGGAAAATATTCATCAAACAGGTGCTACGGTACTTATGGCGACCCATGACAGACGTTTGATGGACAACCATATTCATCGTGTGGTCAGTTTAGCCGATGGGCATATTGTTGGCGATACACGACCGACTACAAGGGGGCTACGCCATGAAGTGGATTAATCATATGATGTACGGCCTGCGCGATACCTTTCGGGCGCTCACACGCCATAAAGCCATGGCCGGTTTGACGACACTGACCATAGCCATTACTCTTTTTATTCTCGGTGCGGTGATTTTATTTGCCTTAAACAGCCAGGCTGCGTCTCAAAAGGTTGAGTCTGAACTGGAAATGGTGGCTTATCTCAAGCAAGATTTGGATAATGAAACCATTGCAAAGTTGGGTGATGAGATTGCCAAACTGCCTGAAGTTACAACGGTTAAATTTGTCAGCAAAGAAGAGGCCATTGATAATTTAAATGCGCGTTTTCAAGCCGATGATAATTTAAAAGAATCGCTTGAAGGTGATAACCCCCTACCGGATTCTTACCGGATAAAATTAGAAAATGCCCAGGACAGTACTGCTGTAGCCAATAAAATCAAAGGTATGCAGGGCATTGAAGAGTTGCGTTATGGTGAGGACTTGGTACGTAATGTGGTCCAATTAAACCATTCTGTCAAAGTTTTTGTGCTGATTGCGGTTTTATTGATGCTTTTTGCCGCCTTATTTTTGATCAGCAGTACCATTAGCTTAACAGTTGCCGGCCGGCGGGATGAAATTTACATCATGTCTTTAATTGGGGCAACCGGCGGGATTATTCGCATGCCATTTTTTTTAGAAGGGATTATCATTGGGGCAACCGGTTCAATCCTCTCTATTGCGGCCTTGTATTTTGGGTATAGTAAATTAGAGATGTATATTTCTCATTTATTGCCATTTCTACCCATTTACGTGAATATGCCTGTTATTTATGCTTTGATGGGCGTTCTGTTGGCCATTGGCATCGTTTTAGGCGCTGTCGGCAGTGCATTTGCAGTTCGCAAGCATTTGAATGTGTAATTTAAACAGCACACGTATGTGAAGTGTGCTGTTTTTTTATAAGGAGGCTCTACTTATGGATCAAGTTCTTTCCGTTGCTCTCCAGCCAATTATCGATGCCGGACCGCGCATTGGTATTGTTTTAGGATCCGGATTAAATAACTTTGCCGAGGAAATAAATAACGCCATCTCCATCCCTTATACAGATATTCCGGGTTTAAAAGCTTCTACTGCACCGGGTCATCGAGGCCGTTTCGTTGTCGGGCACTTGTCGGGTGTGCCGGTATTGGCTATGCAGGGGCGGTTACATTATTATGAAGGATATCAAATGTCGGATGTGGTCTATCCCATTCGCTTGATGCATCGCCTGGGCATTCGAACCTTGCTCTTGTCGAATGCTGCTGGAGGAATTAACGAAAATTTTTCAGTTGGCGATTTAATGCTGATTAAAGACCATATCAATTTTATGGGCACCAATCCGCTGATCGGTCCGGTACAGGCTGACGAACTGCGGTTTCCGGACATGACCTATGGATATGACCCTGGTTTACAGGATATTTTTCGAAATGCAGCTGCAGACCTGGGCATTTCTTTATGCGAGGGCGTTTACCTGGGTACGTCAGGACCCAGTTATGAAACGCCTGCGGAAATTAGAGCCTTTCGCAGCTTAGGTGCTGATGCCGTTGGCATGTCAACGGTGCCGGAGGTCATTACGGCTAATGCGCTTAAAATGAAAGTGGCAGCTGTGTCCTGTATTGCTAATATGGCGGCCGGCATTTTACCGGAACGTTTAACAGAAGAAGATGTCTTGGCGGCGGGGAAATTGGTTGAGAAAAAATTTTCCGCTTTGCTTCGCCGGGCAGTTGAATCTCTGGAGGAATAGAAATGAAAGGAAACTTTAAATCGCTACCTCCGGCTTTATCGTATGACCCATCTACCAATACGATGATCATCATCGATCAAACGGCTTTGCCTGGCCGCCTGTCTCTAAAAAAATTGACGACCATTGATGATGTTTTCTATGCCATTAAAAATATGGAAGTGCGGGGCGCTCCGCTTATTGGGCTAACAGCAGCTTACGGTTTACTGCTGTACGCCAATACAATCCGAACCGACGACCGCCTCTTCTTTTGGAGCCAAATGAAATCGGCTGCAAATTACTTAAAAAGCGCACGCCCCACTGCAGTGAATCTTTTTCGGGACGTTGACTGCGTTATGTCTGTGTTTCGTACATTGGCAGGTGCACCAGTTGAAAAAATTATTGATGAGATTAAATTTCGTGTGGGGATTTTAAAAGAAGCAATCATCAAACAAGAGAATGCCATCGGAAAGACCGGGGCAGCTTTCTTGAAAGATGGCGACACGGTCATGACCTATTGTAATGCAGGGGCACTGGCAACCGGCGGTAAAAAAGGAACCGCTTTGGCGCCTATTTATACAGGTCATGAAATGGGGTTAAACTTATCGGTCATCGCTTGTGAAACCCGGCCTGTTTTACAGGGGATGCGCCTCACGGCATTTGAATTGGCGAAAAATAATGTTCCCGTACAAGTCATTTGCGACAACATGGCGGCCACGGTCATGAAACAACAACCCATTGCCGCAATTTTTGTCGGCGCAGACCGCATTGCTGCAAACGGTGATGTGGCAAATAAAATAGGTACCTATGGGCTAGCCACCCTGGCCCTTGCGCACCAGGTACCTTTTTATGTCTGCGCCCCAACCTCTACATTAGATCTGGATCTGCCATCGGGAGACGCCATACCGATTGAACAGCGGGATGGTGCAGAATTGACGGATTTATGGTTTGCCTCGAGCATGGCCGTTCAAACCGCATCGGTTTACAATCCTTCATTTGATGTCACCCCTTATCACATGATTACAGGCGGAATTATTACAGAAAACGGATTTTGGAAACCGGAGGCCCATCATGGTTGACTGGCTGGCAGAACGAATGTTGGTTGAAGCGGCACACGCACTGGCGCAAGATCATTTGGTAACCGCAACGGACGGCAATTTGAGCATGCGGTCTAGGGAGACCTACCTGATTACGCCAAGCGGTTGCGAAAAGCGCGCCTTAGAGGTGAAAGATCTTAGCCATCTGACCATTGATGGAAAGCTGGTTGAAGGTCCGGCCCCCAGTAGCGAATGGGCTTTTCACCTGGCCATCTATGCTAAGCGTCCGGAAATAAATGCCGTCTGTCATGCCCACCCGGACATGGCCACTGCTTTGGCATCGCAAGATTTAGCAGAGCGTCCGCGCCTGTTATTTGATGCCGAAAGACGGTTTCCCCGGATCGCTTATATTCCACGCCTCGCACCAGGCAGCGCGGAATTGGCGGAAGCCGTGGGCAGGGCTGCTGCGGAATGCGATGCGATTTTACTAGCGGATCATGGTGCCATTACCTGGGGAGAAAACCCGCAAGTAGCAGTTCACCAGATGGCAGCTTTAGAGCGGTGGGCCCGGACAATCTGTATTTTGGAAAACCGCTGCATGTAATTTATTTTTCTACCCTGTTGTGTTACAATTAATAAATGACGGAAAAAGGAGGGGTATGTCATGCAATTCGAGAATAACTTGAGTGCCATCCGGGCCTTACAAAACGATTTTACGGTGGTTGGTACATCTATTTTTGCTGATTTTCCGGAAACGTTTAATTGTTTTGAAGTCCTAAGCGCCTTCCAATTGCCTAAGCTCCTTTTCCCGAACGCAACGGATCCCGAACGGGTAAAGCGCTTTTGCATCAACAGTTCCTTGGTATTTTTAGCCGTCAAAACGCATATATTGACCATGGACTTAACCTATTCGGAAACAGAGAAAAAGCTGGAAATGGCCGTCTTAAACGGGGATTTGTTGAGCGGCCGATTTGCAAAACGGATGATAATAGATGATGAGTTGGACTTGCTGAAAGAGTGGCTTGACCGCCTTCTGCCCTTTTACAGTGATTTAACGGATATGAGCTTGGCGGGAGTCGACAAATCAGAGCGGATGCTATACTGTTCCAGCAAGCTTTTAACCA from Peptococcus niger carries:
- the mtnA gene encoding S-methyl-5-thioribose-1-phosphate isomerase, yielding MKGNFKSLPPALSYDPSTNTMIIIDQTALPGRLSLKKLTTIDDVFYAIKNMEVRGAPLIGLTAAYGLLLYANTIRTDDRLFFWSQMKSAANYLKSARPTAVNLFRDVDCVMSVFRTLAGAPVEKIIDEIKFRVGILKEAIIKQENAIGKTGAAFLKDGDTVMTYCNAGALATGGKKGTALAPIYTGHEMGLNLSVIACETRPVLQGMRLTAFELAKNNVPVQVICDNMAATVMKQQPIAAIFVGADRIAANGDVANKIGTYGLATLALAHQVPFYVCAPTSTLDLDLPSGDAIPIEQRDGAELTDLWFASSMAVQTASVYNPSFDVTPYHMITGGIITENGFWKPEAHHG
- a CDS encoding class II aldolase/adducin family protein, with protein sequence MVDWLAERMLVEAAHALAQDHLVTATDGNLSMRSRETYLITPSGCEKRALEVKDLSHLTIDGKLVEGPAPSSEWAFHLAIYAKRPEINAVCHAHPDMATALASQDLAERPRLLFDAERRFPRIAYIPRLAPGSAELAEAVGRAAAECDAILLADHGAITWGENPQVAVHQMAALERWARTICILENRCM